A region of the Stutzerimonas stutzeri genome:
AAATTCAGCTAACCTCTCTAGGGTGGTTACCACTGGGCTTTTCCAGGTGCCTTTTTTTTCGGTTTCTAGTATTGCGTTTTTCGCGATTTCTAGCTGTTCGTCGTTATTATAAAATATGGCGGATCGATATTGGGTTCCAGTATCTGCGCCTTGTCTGTTTAGAGTGGTTGGGTCATGTATTGCAAAGAAAATATCAAGTAATTCGGATAGGCTAATATCGCTACTGTCAAATTCAACTTTTATTGCTTCAGCATGACCTGTTTTGCCAGTGCATACATCATCATAAGTTGGTGCGTTTAGGGTTCCTCCCGTGTAGCCACATATCACAGACTGAACGCCTTTGATTCTCTTGAAGACCGGTTCAAGACACCAAAAGCAACCGCCTGCTAGAACTATTTTTTCAGTTTTCATTGGGGCCTCTGTATAAAAGTCAGGGGGGCTGGGGTGCGGCCGATATGGGGGCAGCGTGGCTGCTATGCTTTCACGTAGATCGTCTGGCCGGCGCTATAGCTATGCTGAGGCGTCCTAGCAATAGGATTCCTAGCATAGATTGACTCTTGACGATCCTCCTAATCCCTGCGTCGGGTTGTGCGCTTCCCAGAAATTGCGCAGTAGCGTGCCGTAGTCGATCTGCTGCGGATCGAACACCACGAGTACTGCCTCGGTATGGCCGGTCAGGCCGGAGCATACCTCGTCATACGTTGGGTTTGGTGTCAGCCCGCCGGCATAACCCGCGGCCGTGGACCAGACACCCGGCTGCTCCCAGAACCGCCGTTCCGCGCCCCAGAAGCAGCCCATGGCAAACACCGCCTGTTCCAAAACTTCAGGGAATGGCGCCTGCAGCGAATTGCCATTGACGTAGTGTGCTGCGGGGACCGACATGGGCGTTGAGCGGCCGGGTAGGGCCTGCTCTGGCGTGGGTAAGGCTTGCTTGCTGACCAGTATTTCTGAGCGTAGCGACATGCGTGCCTCGATCGGAGCGGGAGGGGGACGATGTAGGCTACAAAAGCTC
Encoded here:
- the msrA gene encoding peptide-methionine (S)-S-oxide reductase MsrA, translated to MKTEKIVLAGGCFWCLEPVFKRIKGVQSVICGYTGGTLNAPTYDDVCTGKTGHAEAIKVEFDSSDISLSELLDIFFAIHDPTTLNRQGADTGTQYRSAIFYNNDEQLEIAKNAILETEKKGTWKSPVVTTLERLAEFFEAEEYHQDFFTKNPSNRYCQISISPKLAKLEKIIKK